A genomic segment from Vicinamibacterales bacterium encodes:
- a CDS encoding RNA polymerase sigma factor — translation MPDPSPAPTDAIDALIARCLGGDQTAWEEIVRQHRRKVFNIAYKFTGRHDEAEDLTQDVFLKIFKSLHTFDRRANFQTWLVSVSRNLCIDHYRSVRKERETIDRDVDAGELTPAAPGQNAYQALEQADRVELLRKAMAELPPSLREAVVKRDIQEFSYQEIADQLNLPEGTVKSRINRGRTELARQVQRIREEDEGVTG, via the coding sequence ATGCCTGATCCCTCGCCGGCTCCAACTGATGCCATCGACGCGCTGATCGCGCGCTGCCTGGGCGGTGACCAGACGGCCTGGGAAGAGATCGTGCGCCAGCACCGGCGCAAGGTCTTCAACATCGCCTACAAGTTCACCGGCCGGCACGACGAAGCGGAAGACCTGACGCAGGACGTCTTTCTCAAGATCTTCAAGTCGCTGCACACCTTCGACCGCCGCGCCAACTTCCAGACCTGGCTGGTGAGCGTGAGCCGCAACCTGTGCATCGACCACTACCGCAGCGTCCGCAAGGAGCGCGAGACCATCGATCGCGACGTCGACGCCGGCGAGCTGACGCCGGCGGCGCCGGGGCAGAACGCCTACCAGGCGCTCGAGCAGGCCGACCGCGTCGAGCTGCTGCGCAAGGCGATGGCGGAACTGCCGCCGTCGCTGCGCGAGGCGGTGGTCAAACGCGACATCCAGGAATTCTCGTATCAGGAAATCGCCGACCAGCTCAACCTGCCGGAGGGCACCGTGAAATCGCGCATCAACCGCGGCCGCACGGAACTGGCTCGCCAGGTGCAACGCATTCGAGAAGAAGACGAAGGGGTAACCGGATGA